A genomic segment from Triplophysa dalaica isolate WHDGS20190420 chromosome 22, ASM1584641v1, whole genome shotgun sequence encodes:
- the setd1ba gene encoding histone-lysine N-methyltransferase SETD1B-A isoform X3, whose protein sequence is MSRPGERIKLNEDHGRRQSSSLANGMDNSHPVCNSGEKRSHHWRSYKLIIDPALKKGSHKLYRYDGNTFSVPNPGMSPVDMVRDPRIGRLWTKYKETDLPVPKFKIDECYIGRVPPKEITFARLNDNVREGFITDMCKKFGDIEQVEILYNPKNKKHLGIAKVVFGTVKSAKDAVQNLHNTSVMGNIIHVELDPKGENRQRYFQRLINGSYTPLTLPVGGEEACEVSPRSLAEALLACEPLRRLSEGGSSAVTGPTTPGSTNTPVSLDTAYSSLRQDTPQSQGTPHTPRQSGTPFSQDSSYSSRQGTPAFQPNRSESSGGYKTRRHDTKFQDAYNRRPERHYVHGTGGAHRVNVEPQQPSFKQHQPPEPPAPAFAHTPPGNANFKTAFSPYQPPMPPVYPQPEPPFHQPVQREVDYRRPPHIPPPPSTDFMPVRDRPVTPPIPEPPPAPESHPATPPPSTPEPCPSVGTPTQESERNSLDSRIEMLLKPFLNERGDSDNEVRMDGSPISSSSSQLSPIPPQRSSRPSSTGLEDISPTPLPDSDDDDDDPIPGTASLLKNSRAMSPSEEHNKSASGQTPTDRMDTCHQSSGEDMEISDDEMPGTPTGSGDKSIVVNSAVSPMQTITMAPPGFPPLPPPQAGFPLPLPPLPPHSTVPGPPHPHLAAHPMLHPLHPFPPGMMPMMQMDLMSAMPQWGSVHMSFQMQTQMLSRMAQSQRPYPYPHYMGGAAGAAAAVLQFGGPYHPHSIVGAPAGTVGHGQPWPLPNMPKFNPAVPPPGYEPQKEDPHKATVDAVLLVVMKELKSIMKRDLNRKMVEVVAFRAFDEWWDKQELSAKATSTPVKTGEAKEEEKERAKPKETISSCLLENWNKVESLGFEGMGLGIGLRGAIRLPSFKVKRKQPPEPTSTSDNKRVRPSTPVDDELEDEESERTDLHPDGTRPDSAAASAKRRPARPLELDSEGEEQEETSGKEESLSEREEEPEEDISERLSPAKDMVEEDDVENKSESESSESDSSDSSDDESSSLSSSKSDSDSSESDSSSVYESSSEKEEEEEEEEEEERAVGIDDEAQTSSSSSSSSPSSSIEEEDVKSPCTTIEPPPEEEAELSKIEALEESEIGHKHAMVNSSKVGLESLRPPSPKELPVEEPDIDLDVSVSVSRANLEDVCSLRPATPTGAFADSDQGSKPKIPVEEEIPRTPGRDGPLPLDSEAPIPLPLSATSMHLPLPPNHALEVRLLQAPETLPDMPVRGRLPTEEDIPRTPGRDLMDRPRGLGKSQSIDTVPVTPGSDTPLTDATQPKRKPGRPKSKKVPLVSPHDDQEPPAAIMASLPPDFPATGRSPETFKEEDSDSTAMEDKENQPQSVIPEVDDKLFYVEEPIQKTRRQRRGWEELLRSMHVPVTSPARLSFQPRSDFEEMTILYDIWNDGIDEEDMRYLKVTYDEMLQQDNGNDWLNDTLWVQHPPTNMGIVSGAKRKRKEDGMRDHVTGCARSEGYYKISKKDKMKYLNSSRLQSEEPDMDTQGKSIPAQPQASSRAGSERRSEQRRLLSSFSCDSDLLKFNQLKFRKKKIRFCRSHIHDWGLFAMEPIAADEMVIEYVGQNIRQVIADMREKRYEEEGIGSSYMFRVDHDTIIDATKCGNFARFINHSCNPNCYAKVISVDLQKKIVIYSRQPINVNEEITYDYKFPIEDEKIPCLCGAENCRGTLN, encoded by the exons ATGTCCAGACCTGGAGAGAGAATTAAGCTAAATGAAGATCACGGTAGAAGGCAGAGTTCAA GTTTGGCGAACGGAATGGACAACAGCCATCCTGTCTGCAATTCGGGAGAGAAACGAAGTCACCATTGGAGAAGTTATAAGTTGATTATTGACCCGGCGTTGAAAAAGGGATCGCACAAACTCTATCGCTACGATGGGAATACCTTCAGCGTGCCG AACCCCGGAATGTCTCCAGTTGACATGGTTAGAGACCCGAGAATCGGACGTCTCTGGACGAAGTACAAGGAGACTGATCTCCCGGTTCCTAAATTTAAG ATCGACGAATGTTACATCGGTCGCGTGCCCCCGAAGGAGATCACGTTCGCCAGACTGAACGACAACGTCAGAGAGGGATTCATCACAGACATGTGCAAGAAGTTCGGCGACATCGAACAGGTGGAGATTTTGTACAACCCGaagaacaaaaaacatctcGGAATAGCTAAAGTCGTGTTTGGAACTGTCAAGTCGGCGAAAGATGCCGTACAGAATCTTCACAACACGTCTGTTATGGGCAACATCATCCACGTGGAGCTGGACCCTAAAG GTGAAAATCGCCAGAGGTATTTCCAGCGTCTGATCAATGGAAGTTATACTCCACTCACACTTCCAGTTGGCGGTGAAGAGGCTTGTGAAGTTTCTCCACGCAGCCTGGCTGAAGCCCTGctg GCATGCGAGCCGTTGCGTAGACTATCTGAAGGAGGGTCTTCTGCGGTCACAGGTCCTACTACACCAGGCAGCACTAACACGCCCGTGTCCCTTGACACAGCCTATTCCAGCCTAAGGCAGGACACACCACAGTCCCAGGGTACCCCACACACCCCGCGCCAGTCGGGCACCCCGTTCTCTCAGGACTCAAGCTACTCCAGCAGGCAGGGAACTCCTGCGTTCCAACCTAACCGTTCTGAATCCTCGGGAGGCTACAAGACGAGGAGGCATGACACCAAATTCCAGGACGCCTACAATCGCAGACCGGAGAGGCACTACGTCCACGGCACCGGAGGTGCTCACCGTGTCAACGTGGAGCCCCAGCAGCCCAGTTTTAAGCAGCATCAGCCGCCCGAGCCGCCCGCCCCTGCGTTCGCGCACACGCCGCCAGGGAACGCAAACTTCAAGACTGCATTCTCTCCTTATCAACCTCCGATGCCCCCTGTGTATCCCCAACCAGAGCCCCCCTTCCACCAGCCCGTTCAGCGGGAGGTGGATTACAGAAGACCCCCACACATCCCTCCTCCTCCGAGCACTGACTTTATGCCCGTCCGAGACAGACCTGTGACGCCGCCGATCCCCGAACCGCCCCCCGCACCAGAGTCCCATCCGGCCACGCCTCCCCCTTCAACGCCTGAGCCCTGCCCTTCGGTTGGCACCCCGACCCAGGAGTCAGAGCGTAATAGCCTGGACTCCCGCATAGAAATGCTCTTGAAGCCATTCCTTAACGAGCGTGGCGACTCGGACAATGAGGTGCGCATGGACGGGAGCCCGATTTCTTCGTCGTCCTCGCAGCTGTCACCCATTCCCCCTCAGCGGTCCTCACGGCCTTCGAGCACCGGCCTGGAAGACATCAGCCCGACTCCGCTGCCGGActctgatgatgatgacgatgatcCTATCCCTGGTACTGCTTCCCTCCTGAAGAACTCGAGGGCCATGTCGCCCTCCGAAGAGCACAATAAGAGCGCTTCGGGACAGACACCCACAGACAGAATGGACACG tgTCATCAGTCCTCCGGTGAAGACATGGAGATATCTGACGATGAGATGCCTGGCACACCGACCGGCAGCGGCGACAAAAGCATTGTGGTCAACTCTGCAGTGTCTCCAATGCAGACCATTACTATGGCCCCACCAGGGTTTCCTCCTCTGCCCCCTCCCCAGGCTGGTTTCCCCCTGCCGCTGCCTCCCCTTCCGCCCCACTCAACCGTTCCAGGTCCCCCACATCCCCACCTGGCTGCCCATCCGATGCTGCACCCATTGCATCCCTTTCCCCCTGGCATGATGCCTATGATGCAGATGGACCTTATGAGCGCCATGCCACAGTGGGGTAGCGTGCACATGTCCTTCCAGATGCAGACCCAGATGTTAAGTCGCATGGCTCAAAGTCAGCGACCGTATCCATACCCTCATTACATGGGCGGGGCTGCAGGTGCCGCAGCTGCTGTGTTGCAGTTTGGTGGTCCGTATCATCCTCATTCAATCGTTGGCGCCCCCGCTGGAACTGTTGGGCATGGGCAACCCTGGCCCTTACCTAACATGCCCAAGTTTAACCCTGCTGTACCCCCGCCCGGCTATGAACCTCAGAAGGAAGACCCGCACAAAGCCACTGTGGACGCTGTGCTTTTGGTTGTCATGAAGGAACTAAAGTCCATCATGAAACGAGATCTCAACCGCAAGATGGTGGAGGTCGTGGCCTTCAGGGCGTTTGATGAGTGGTGGGACAAACAGGAACTTTCTGCGAAG GCTACATCTACACCTGTGAAGACAGGCGAGGCTAAAGAAGAGGAAAAGGAACGTGCCAAACCCAAAGAGACTATATCCTCGTGCTTGCTTGAAAACTGGAACAAGGTTGAGAGTCTGGGCTTCGAGGGAATGGGTCTCGGCATCGGCTTGCGTGGTGCTATCAGGCTGCCATCTTTCAAG GTTAAGAGGAAACAGCCCCCTGAACCAACATCTACCAGTGACAACAAAAGGGTGCGACCATCCACACCTGTGGATGATGAGCTGGAAGATGAAG AGTCCGAAAGAACAGATCTTCACCCGGACGGAACCAGGCCGGATAGTGCTGCCGCCTCTGCTAAGCGAAGGCCAGCCAGACCTCTGGAGCTAGACAGTGAAGGTGAGGAGCAGGAGGAAACCTCTGGCAAAGAAGAGTCACTTTCAGAACGTGAAGAGGAGCCAGAGGAAGACATCTCTGAGAGGTTATCTCCTGCCAAG GATATGGTGGAAGAAGACGACGTTGAAAACAAGAGTGAATCAGAATCCAGTGAAAGTGACTCATCGGACTCATCAGATGACG AATCTTCAAGCTTGTCGTCCTCCAAATCTGATTCAGATTCCTCCGAGAGTGATAGCTCGTCCGTCTATGAATCAAGTTCAGAGaaggaggaagaagaagaagaggaggaagaagaagagagagcaGTTGGAATCGATGATGAAGCGCAAACCTCATCGTCGTCATCATCTTCCTCACCCTCGTCTTCTATTGAAGAGGAGGATGTCAAATCTCCCTGTACCACCATAGAACCACCACCAGAGGAAGAGGCAGAGTTGAGTAAAATAGAGGCGTTAGAAGAGTCTGAGATCGGTCACAAACACGCAATGGTAAACTCGAGTAAAGTTGGTCTTGAAAGCCTTCGACCCCCATCGCCCAAAGAACTGCCAG TTGAGGAACCTGATATTGACTTAGACGTCAGTGTTTCTGTATCCAGAGCGAACCTGGAGGATGTCTGTAGTTTGCGACCGGCCACCCCAACAGGTGCGTTTGCTGACAGCGATCAGGGCAGTAAACCAAAGATCCCCGTAGAAGAAGAAATCCCCCGAACCCCTGGTCGCGACGGCCCGCTTCCTCTAGATTCCGAAGCCCCAATCCCTCTTCCTCTTTCTGCTACTTCCATGCACCTTCCTCTTCCCCCCAACCACGCCCTCGAAGTACGCCTCCTGCAGGCCCCTGAGACTTTGCCAGATATGCCAGTTCGCGGGCGCTTGCCTACAGAGGAGGACATCCCGCGTACGCCAGGGAGAGACCTCATGGACCGACCTCGAGGTTTGGGCAAGTCTCAAAGCATAGATACTGTTCCAGTGACACCAGGCAGTGACACCCCGCTAACAG ATGCAACACAGCCCAAGAGGAAACCAGGACGTCCAAAGTCTAAAAAGGTGCCCTTGGTTTCTCCACACGACGATCAAGAGCCTCCCGCTGCGATCATGGCCTCCTTACCTCCAGACTTTCCGGCTACGGGTCGCTCTCCAGAGACCTTCAAGGAAGAAGATAGCGACTCCACAGCCATGGAGGACAAAGAAAACCAACCTCAGTCAGTCATACCCGAGGTGGACGATAAGCTCTTCTACGTGGAGGAACCCATTCAGAAGACACGTAGGCAGAGGCGTGGCTGGGAGGAGCTGTTGCGCTCCATGCACGTCCCTGTGACCTCGCCAGCTCGGCTCAGCTTCCAGCCTCGCTCAGATTTTGAGGAGATGACCATCTTGTATGACATATGGAATGATGGCATCGATGAGGAGGACATGCGCTACCTTAAGGTCACCTACGACGAGATGCTTCAGCAAGACAATGGCAACGACTGGCTCAACGACACTCTCTGGGTTCAGCATCCTC CTACCAACATGGGCATCGTATCGGGGGCGAAACGGAAACGGAAAGAGGACGGCATGCGGGACCACGTCACTGGCTGCGCTCGCAGCGAGGGCTACTACAAGATCAGCaagaaagacaaaatgaaatatCTAAACAGCTCACGCTTGCAGTCGGAAGAGCCTGACATGGACACTCAG GGGAAAAGTATTCCAGCACAGCCCCAAGCGTCTTCTAGGGCAGGTTCAGAACGAAGATCGGAGCAGCGACGGCTGCTGTCGTCCTTTAGCTGTGACAGTGATCTCCTCAAGTTCAATCAGCTCAAG TTCCGTAAAAAGAAGATCCGGTTCTGTAGAAGTCACATCCACGACTGGGGTTTGTTCGCCATGGAACCCATCGCTGCTGACGAGATGGTTATCGAATATGTCGGCCAGAACATTCGACAG GTTATTGCAGACATGCGAGAGAAGCGCTACGAGGAAGAAGGCATCGGCAGTAGCTACATGTTCCGTGTGGATCACGACACGATTATAGATGCCACCAAATGTGGCAATTTCGCCCGCTTCATCAATCACAGTTGCAAT CCAAACTGTTATGCCAAGGTCATCAGTGTGGATTTGCAGAAAAAGATCGTCATCTACTCCCGGCAGCCAATAAATGTTAATGAGGAAATCACCTACGACTACAAGTTCCCTATCGAGGACGAGAAGATTCCTTGCCTGTGCGGTGCAGAGAACTGCAGAGGAACCTTAAATTAA
- the setd1ba gene encoding histone-lysine N-methyltransferase SETD1B-A isoform X2 yields the protein MDNSHPVCNSGEKRSHHWRSYKLIIDPALKKGSHKLYRYDGNTFSVPNPGMSPVDMVRDPRIGRLWTKYKETDLPVPKFKIDECYIGRVPPKEITFARLNDNVREGFITDMCKKFGDIEQVEILYNPKNKKHLGIAKVVFGTVKSAKDAVQNLHNTSVMGNIIHVELDPKGENRQRYFQRLINGSYTPLTLPVGGEEACEVSPRSLAEALLACEPLRRLSEGGSSAVTGPTTPGSTNTPVSLDTAYSSLRQDTPQSQGTPHTPRQSGTPFSQDSSYSSRQGTPAFQPNRSESSGGYKTRRHDTKFQDAYNRRPERHYVHGTGGAHRVNVEPQQPSFKQHQPPEPPAPAFAHTPPGNANFKTAFSPYQPPMPPVYPQPEPPFHQPVQREVDYRRPPHIPPPPSTDFMPVRDRPVTPPIPEPPPAPESHPATPPPSTPEPCPSVGTPTQESERNSLDSRIEMLLKPFLNERGDSDNEVRMDGSPISSSSSQLSPIPPQRSSRPSSTGLEDISPTPLPDSDDDDDDPIPGTASLLKNSRAMSPSEEHNKSASGQTPTDRMDTCHQSSGEDMEISDDEMPGTPTGSGDKSIVVNSAVSPMQTITMAPPGFPPLPPPQAGFPLPLPPLPPHSTVPGPPHPHLAAHPMLHPLHPFPPGMMPMMQMDLMSAMPQWGSVHMSFQMQTQMLSRMAQSQRPYPYPHYMGGAAGAAAAVLQFGGPYHPHSIVGAPAGTVGHGQPWPLPNMPKFNPAVPPPGYEPQKEDPHKATVDAVLLVVMKELKSIMKRDLNRKMVEVVAFRAFDEWWDKQELSAKATSTPVKTGEAKEEEKERAKPKETISSCLLENWNKVESLGFEGMGLGIGLRGAIRLPSFKVKRKQPPEPTSTSDNKRVRPSTPVDDELEDEESERTDLHPDGTRPDSAAASAKRRPARPLELDSEGEEQEETSGKEESLSEREEEPEEDISERLSPAKDMVEEDDVENKSESESSESDSSDSSDDESSSLSSSKSDSDSSESDSSSVYESSSEKEEEEEEEEEEERAVGIDDEAQTSSSSSSSSPSSSIEEEDVKSPCTTIEPPPEEEAELSKIEALEESEIGHKHAMVNSSKVGLESLRPPSPKELPVEEPDIDLDVSVSVSRANLEDVCSLRPATPTGAFADSDQGSKPKIPVEEEIPRTPGRDGPLPLDSEAPIPLPLSATSMHLPLPPNHALEVRLLQAPETLPDMPVRGRLPTEEDIPRTPGRDLMDRPRGLGKSQSIDTVPVTPGSDTPLTGNSLCSPHIPSSPFSYPAQSPVLSAGLPRTPGRELTFTPAFPDSAALVTGLPIHRKTSSESLEEKSLFKEPLLSASPQASLPNNAASSPFPGAPLPAASLQELALPPRGSSPTSLDASSATVPKDLPVPLIDLPVPLDATQPKRKPGRPKSKKVPLVSPHDDQEPPAAIMASLPPDFPATGRSPETFKEEDSDSTAMEDKENQPQSVIPEVDDKLFYVEEPIQKTRRQRRGWEELLRSMHVPVTSPARLSFQPRSDFEEMTILYDIWNDGIDEEDMRYLKVTYDEMLQQDNGNDWLNDTLWVQHPPTNMGIVSGAKRKRKEDGMRDHVTGCARSEGYYKISKKDKMKYLNSSRLQSEEPDMDTQGKSIPAQPQASSRAGSERRSEQRRLLSSFSCDSDLLKFNQLKFRKKKIRFCRSHIHDWGLFAMEPIAADEMVIEYVGQNIRQVIADMREKRYEEEGIGSSYMFRVDHDTIIDATKCGNFARFINHSCNPNCYAKVISVDLQKKIVIYSRQPINVNEEITYDYKFPIEDEKIPCLCGAENCRGTLN from the exons ATGGACAACAGCCATCCTGTCTGCAATTCGGGAGAGAAACGAAGTCACCATTGGAGAAGTTATAAGTTGATTATTGACCCGGCGTTGAAAAAGGGATCGCACAAACTCTATCGCTACGATGGGAATACCTTCAGCGTGCCG AACCCCGGAATGTCTCCAGTTGACATGGTTAGAGACCCGAGAATCGGACGTCTCTGGACGAAGTACAAGGAGACTGATCTCCCGGTTCCTAAATTTAAG ATCGACGAATGTTACATCGGTCGCGTGCCCCCGAAGGAGATCACGTTCGCCAGACTGAACGACAACGTCAGAGAGGGATTCATCACAGACATGTGCAAGAAGTTCGGCGACATCGAACAGGTGGAGATTTTGTACAACCCGaagaacaaaaaacatctcGGAATAGCTAAAGTCGTGTTTGGAACTGTCAAGTCGGCGAAAGATGCCGTACAGAATCTTCACAACACGTCTGTTATGGGCAACATCATCCACGTGGAGCTGGACCCTAAAG GTGAAAATCGCCAGAGGTATTTCCAGCGTCTGATCAATGGAAGTTATACTCCACTCACACTTCCAGTTGGCGGTGAAGAGGCTTGTGAAGTTTCTCCACGCAGCCTGGCTGAAGCCCTGctg GCATGCGAGCCGTTGCGTAGACTATCTGAAGGAGGGTCTTCTGCGGTCACAGGTCCTACTACACCAGGCAGCACTAACACGCCCGTGTCCCTTGACACAGCCTATTCCAGCCTAAGGCAGGACACACCACAGTCCCAGGGTACCCCACACACCCCGCGCCAGTCGGGCACCCCGTTCTCTCAGGACTCAAGCTACTCCAGCAGGCAGGGAACTCCTGCGTTCCAACCTAACCGTTCTGAATCCTCGGGAGGCTACAAGACGAGGAGGCATGACACCAAATTCCAGGACGCCTACAATCGCAGACCGGAGAGGCACTACGTCCACGGCACCGGAGGTGCTCACCGTGTCAACGTGGAGCCCCAGCAGCCCAGTTTTAAGCAGCATCAGCCGCCCGAGCCGCCCGCCCCTGCGTTCGCGCACACGCCGCCAGGGAACGCAAACTTCAAGACTGCATTCTCTCCTTATCAACCTCCGATGCCCCCTGTGTATCCCCAACCAGAGCCCCCCTTCCACCAGCCCGTTCAGCGGGAGGTGGATTACAGAAGACCCCCACACATCCCTCCTCCTCCGAGCACTGACTTTATGCCCGTCCGAGACAGACCTGTGACGCCGCCGATCCCCGAACCGCCCCCCGCACCAGAGTCCCATCCGGCCACGCCTCCCCCTTCAACGCCTGAGCCCTGCCCTTCGGTTGGCACCCCGACCCAGGAGTCAGAGCGTAATAGCCTGGACTCCCGCATAGAAATGCTCTTGAAGCCATTCCTTAACGAGCGTGGCGACTCGGACAATGAGGTGCGCATGGACGGGAGCCCGATTTCTTCGTCGTCCTCGCAGCTGTCACCCATTCCCCCTCAGCGGTCCTCACGGCCTTCGAGCACCGGCCTGGAAGACATCAGCCCGACTCCGCTGCCGGActctgatgatgatgacgatgatcCTATCCCTGGTACTGCTTCCCTCCTGAAGAACTCGAGGGCCATGTCGCCCTCCGAAGAGCACAATAAGAGCGCTTCGGGACAGACACCCACAGACAGAATGGACACG tgTCATCAGTCCTCCGGTGAAGACATGGAGATATCTGACGATGAGATGCCTGGCACACCGACCGGCAGCGGCGACAAAAGCATTGTGGTCAACTCTGCAGTGTCTCCAATGCAGACCATTACTATGGCCCCACCAGGGTTTCCTCCTCTGCCCCCTCCCCAGGCTGGTTTCCCCCTGCCGCTGCCTCCCCTTCCGCCCCACTCAACCGTTCCAGGTCCCCCACATCCCCACCTGGCTGCCCATCCGATGCTGCACCCATTGCATCCCTTTCCCCCTGGCATGATGCCTATGATGCAGATGGACCTTATGAGCGCCATGCCACAGTGGGGTAGCGTGCACATGTCCTTCCAGATGCAGACCCAGATGTTAAGTCGCATGGCTCAAAGTCAGCGACCGTATCCATACCCTCATTACATGGGCGGGGCTGCAGGTGCCGCAGCTGCTGTGTTGCAGTTTGGTGGTCCGTATCATCCTCATTCAATCGTTGGCGCCCCCGCTGGAACTGTTGGGCATGGGCAACCCTGGCCCTTACCTAACATGCCCAAGTTTAACCCTGCTGTACCCCCGCCCGGCTATGAACCTCAGAAGGAAGACCCGCACAAAGCCACTGTGGACGCTGTGCTTTTGGTTGTCATGAAGGAACTAAAGTCCATCATGAAACGAGATCTCAACCGCAAGATGGTGGAGGTCGTGGCCTTCAGGGCGTTTGATGAGTGGTGGGACAAACAGGAACTTTCTGCGAAG GCTACATCTACACCTGTGAAGACAGGCGAGGCTAAAGAAGAGGAAAAGGAACGTGCCAAACCCAAAGAGACTATATCCTCGTGCTTGCTTGAAAACTGGAACAAGGTTGAGAGTCTGGGCTTCGAGGGAATGGGTCTCGGCATCGGCTTGCGTGGTGCTATCAGGCTGCCATCTTTCAAG GTTAAGAGGAAACAGCCCCCTGAACCAACATCTACCAGTGACAACAAAAGGGTGCGACCATCCACACCTGTGGATGATGAGCTGGAAGATGAAG AGTCCGAAAGAACAGATCTTCACCCGGACGGAACCAGGCCGGATAGTGCTGCCGCCTCTGCTAAGCGAAGGCCAGCCAGACCTCTGGAGCTAGACAGTGAAGGTGAGGAGCAGGAGGAAACCTCTGGCAAAGAAGAGTCACTTTCAGAACGTGAAGAGGAGCCAGAGGAAGACATCTCTGAGAGGTTATCTCCTGCCAAG GATATGGTGGAAGAAGACGACGTTGAAAACAAGAGTGAATCAGAATCCAGTGAAAGTGACTCATCGGACTCATCAGATGACG AATCTTCAAGCTTGTCGTCCTCCAAATCTGATTCAGATTCCTCCGAGAGTGATAGCTCGTCCGTCTATGAATCAAGTTCAGAGaaggaggaagaagaagaagaggaggaagaagaagagagagcaGTTGGAATCGATGATGAAGCGCAAACCTCATCGTCGTCATCATCTTCCTCACCCTCGTCTTCTATTGAAGAGGAGGATGTCAAATCTCCCTGTACCACCATAGAACCACCACCAGAGGAAGAGGCAGAGTTGAGTAAAATAGAGGCGTTAGAAGAGTCTGAGATCGGTCACAAACACGCAATGGTAAACTCGAGTAAAGTTGGTCTTGAAAGCCTTCGACCCCCATCGCCCAAAGAACTGCCAG TTGAGGAACCTGATATTGACTTAGACGTCAGTGTTTCTGTATCCAGAGCGAACCTGGAGGATGTCTGTAGTTTGCGACCGGCCACCCCAACAGGTGCGTTTGCTGACAGCGATCAGGGCAGTAAACCAAAGATCCCCGTAGAAGAAGAAATCCCCCGAACCCCTGGTCGCGACGGCCCGCTTCCTCTAGATTCCGAAGCCCCAATCCCTCTTCCTCTTTCTGCTACTTCCATGCACCTTCCTCTTCCCCCCAACCACGCCCTCGAAGTACGCCTCCTGCAGGCCCCTGAGACTTTGCCAGATATGCCAGTTCGCGGGCGCTTGCCTACAGAGGAGGACATCCCGCGTACGCCAGGGAGAGACCTCATGGACCGACCTCGAGGTTTGGGCAAGTCTCAAAGCATAGATACTGTTCCAGTGACACCAGGCAGTGACACCCCGCTAACAGGTAACAGCTTGTGCTCCCCGCACATTCCCAGCAGCCCATTCTCTTACCCCGCCCAATCCCCTGTTCTCAGTGCCGGTCTACCTCGGACTCCGGGACGGGAACTTACTTTTACTCCAGCTTTTCCTGACTCTGCTGCTTTGGTTACGGGCCTTCCCATTCACAGAAAGACCTCTTCTGAAAGCTTGGAGGAGAAGTCTCTTTTCAAAGAGCCTCTCCTCAGCGCCTCTCCGCAGGCTAGCCTACCTAACAATGCCGCTTCCTCTCCTTTCCCTGGTGCTCCCCTTCCTGCTGCTTCCCTTCAGGAGCTGGCTCTGCCTCCCCGAGGCTCCTCTCCTACTTCTCTCGACGCTTCCTCCGCCACTGTTCCCAAAGACCTACCTGTTCCATTGATAGATCTTCCTGTACCCTTAGATGCAACACAGCCCAAGAGGAAACCAGGACGTCCAAAGTCTAAAAAGGTGCCCTTGGTTTCTCCACACGACGATCAAGAGCCTCCCGCTGCGATCATGGCCTCCTTACCTCCAGACTTTCCGGCTACGGGTCGCTCTCCAGAGACCTTCAAGGAAGAAGATAGCGACTCCACAGCCATGGAGGACAAAGAAAACCAACCTCAGTCAGTCATACCCGAGGTGGACGATAAGCTCTTCTACGTGGAGGAACCCATTCAGAAGACACGTAGGCAGAGGCGTGGCTGGGAGGAGCTGTTGCGCTCCATGCACGTCCCTGTGACCTCGCCAGCTCGGCTCAGCTTCCAGCCTCGCTCAGATTTTGAGGAGATGACCATCTTGTATGACATATGGAATGATGGCATCGATGAGGAGGACATGCGCTACCTTAAGGTCACCTACGACGAGATGCTTCAGCAAGACAATGGCAACGACTGGCTCAACGACACTCTCTGGGTTCAGCATCCTC CTACCAACATGGGCATCGTATCGGGGGCGAAACGGAAACGGAAAGAGGACGGCATGCGGGACCACGTCACTGGCTGCGCTCGCAGCGAGGGCTACTACAAGATCAGCaagaaagacaaaatgaaatatCTAAACAGCTCACGCTTGCAGTCGGAAGAGCCTGACATGGACACTCAG GGGAAAAGTATTCCAGCACAGCCCCAAGCGTCTTCTAGGGCAGGTTCAGAACGAAGATCGGAGCAGCGACGGCTGCTGTCGTCCTTTAGCTGTGACAGTGATCTCCTCAAGTTCAATCAGCTCAAG TTCCGTAAAAAGAAGATCCGGTTCTGTAGAAGTCACATCCACGACTGGGGTTTGTTCGCCATGGAACCCATCGCTGCTGACGAGATGGTTATCGAATATGTCGGCCAGAACATTCGACAG GTTATTGCAGACATGCGAGAGAAGCGCTACGAGGAAGAAGGCATCGGCAGTAGCTACATGTTCCGTGTGGATCACGACACGATTATAGATGCCACCAAATGTGGCAATTTCGCCCGCTTCATCAATCACAGTTGCAAT CCAAACTGTTATGCCAAGGTCATCAGTGTGGATTTGCAGAAAAAGATCGTCATCTACTCCCGGCAGCCAATAAATGTTAATGAGGAAATCACCTACGACTACAAGTTCCCTATCGAGGACGAGAAGATTCCTTGCCTGTGCGGTGCAGAGAACTGCAGAGGAACCTTAAATTAA